A window of Borrelia sp. A-FGy1 contains these coding sequences:
- a CDS encoding tRNA-dihydrouridine synthase produces the protein MNFLNNIIRPVMILAPMEDVTDTVFRNLIHLIGNGKDEPDIYFTEFISASGLVRGSKRSMQHVLTKKDELNRPLIAQIWGKNPDDFFNAIKILRNLGFWGVDLNMGCPKKKIVKKGVCSALILNKSLAYEIVMASKEACLKFGLPLSVKTRHGFFYSEVEDWLGFLLKLGVDMLTVHPRLAVNQNEGSIDINVFDEVVKLKDKINPSTLIIGNGDVLSLKQAVRIIGDYSIDGIMFGRGIFKNLNLFKKDSPNFLSNNLNYRLNILKFHIKDFYSTWRFTKDFNKLKKYFKIYFNESERNSEYFHNIMSSTNYEELFESIG, from the coding sequence ATGAATTTTTTAAACAATATTATTCGTCCGGTTATGATTTTAGCTCCTATGGAAGATGTAACAGATACTGTTTTTAGGAATTTGATTCATTTAATAGGTAATGGAAAGGATGAGCCTGATATTTATTTTACTGAGTTTATTTCTGCTTCGGGTCTTGTAAGGGGATCTAAGCGGTCAATGCAACATGTTTTAACAAAAAAGGATGAATTGAATCGACCCTTAATTGCTCAAATTTGGGGTAAAAATCCTGATGATTTTTTTAATGCCATAAAAATTTTAAGAAATTTAGGATTTTGGGGGGTTGATCTTAATATGGGTTGCCCTAAGAAGAAGATAGTTAAGAAGGGTGTATGCTCTGCTTTGATTTTAAATAAATCCTTAGCCTATGAAATAGTAATGGCTAGTAAGGAGGCGTGTTTAAAGTTTGGATTGCCTCTTAGTGTAAAGACAAGGCATGGATTTTTTTATTCTGAAGTTGAGGATTGGTTAGGATTTTTACTGAAATTGGGTGTTGATATGCTTACAGTACATCCAAGACTTGCTGTCAATCAAAATGAAGGCTCCATAGATATTAATGTTTTTGATGAAGTTGTTAAATTGAAAGATAAGATTAATCCTTCTACATTAATTATTGGAAATGGAGATGTTTTAAGTTTGAAACAAGCAGTTAGAATTATAGGAGATTATTCTATTGATGGAATAATGTTTGGGCGTGGTATTTTCAAAAATTTGAATTTATTTAAAAAAGATTCTCCTAACTTTTTGAGTAATAATTTAAACTATAGATTGAATATATTAAAATTTCATATAAAAGATTTTTATTCTACTTGGAGATTTACTAAAGATTTTAATAAACTTAAGAAATACTTCAAGATTTATTTTAATGAAAGTGAGAGGAACAGTGAATATTTTCATAATATTATGAGCTCAACTAATTATGAAGAGCTTTTTGAAAGTATAGGTTGA
- a CDS encoding purine-nucleoside phosphorylase: MNFKEINKRIDKSYDSIKYNSEFKPKTAIILGSGLSKLSEICENGIEIPYKDIKEFPIPTVDGHKGTLNINKDLAIFSGRFHYYEGYHPKEIIMPILLAKKFGVQNLIITNSAGAINSQFKINDLILINNHINFMGINPLIGINDDNLGVRFQELNSIYSNSNLVELTRNVYKNIFKENIKEGVYLAVSGPCYETTAEISFFKTIGADLVGMSTIPEIIIAAYLKMNTVAISNVTNLASGNQKEILNHEEVKINSAKVSKEFEKLIKGIINKIEFN, from the coding sequence ATGAATTTCAAAGAAATCAACAAAAGAATAGATAAGTCATATGATTCAATCAAATATAATTCAGAATTTAAGCCAAAAACAGCAATAATACTTGGATCTGGACTTAGCAAATTAAGCGAAATATGTGAGAATGGTATTGAAATCCCTTATAAAGATATAAAAGAATTTCCAATACCAACTGTAGATGGGCATAAAGGTACATTAAACATTAATAAAGACCTAGCTATTTTTTCCGGAAGATTTCATTATTACGAAGGTTATCACCCTAAAGAAATAATAATGCCTATATTACTCGCAAAAAAATTTGGAGTTCAAAATTTAATCATTACAAATTCCGCAGGAGCAATTAATAGTCAATTTAAAATAAATGATCTCATATTAATAAATAACCACATAAATTTTATGGGAATCAATCCCTTGATTGGAATAAATGATGACAATTTAGGAGTAAGATTTCAAGAATTAAATTCAATTTACAGTAATTCAAATTTAGTTGAATTAACAAGAAATGTTTATAAGAATATTTTTAAGGAAAATATTAAAGAAGGTGTTTATCTTGCAGTTTCAGGGCCTTGTTATGAAACAACAGCCGAAATAAGTTTTTTCAAAACAATAGGTGCAGATTTAGTTGGTATGTCAACCATACCTGAAATAATTATAGCAGCATATCTAAAAATGAACACAGTAGCAATTTCAAATGTAACAAACCTAGCATCAGGAAATCAAAAGGAAATTTTAAATCACGAAGAAGTTAAGATAAATTCAGCAAAAGTATCTAAAGAATTTGAAAAATTAATAAAAGGAATTATCAATAAAATTGAATTTAATTGA
- a CDS encoding septal ring lytic transglycosylase RlpA family protein, with protein MRSLINLYNFILIFSILFFVVMELNSATVGLASWYGEAFHGKVTANGEKFDMTALTAAHKELPFNTVVRVTNLLNNRVVVVRINDRGPFRKDRIIDLSKSAAEKLDFLGIGVAPVKIEVLEKLDEKKGIAKENNESLNTVDSSKKEEPDISSNSKLDKDILIEKKENNENGVAAKTKLLNEIEMESDFYIQVGSYKMKDYAEKAYRALQRVGLNVLINVHGPFFTVFIPTSADDVHKNVELIKSTGYKDILVRKTKILGDRLAIE; from the coding sequence ATGAGAAGTTTGATTAATCTTTATAACTTTATTCTTATTTTTTCTATTTTATTTTTTGTTGTTATGGAATTGAATAGTGCTACTGTAGGTCTTGCTTCTTGGTATGGAGAAGCTTTCCATGGAAAAGTTACTGCTAATGGGGAAAAATTTGATATGACGGCTCTTACTGCTGCTCACAAAGAGCTTCCATTTAATACTGTTGTAAGAGTTACTAATTTATTGAATAATAGGGTTGTTGTTGTAAGGATTAATGATAGAGGACCTTTTAGAAAAGATAGGATCATTGATTTGTCAAAATCGGCTGCTGAGAAGCTAGACTTTTTAGGAATAGGTGTTGCTCCTGTAAAAATTGAGGTATTGGAAAAGTTAGATGAAAAAAAAGGTATAGCAAAAGAAAATAATGAGTCTTTAAATACAGTAGATTCTTCTAAAAAGGAGGAGCCTGATATTAGTTCAAATTCGAAGTTAGATAAAGATATTCTTATAGAGAAAAAGGAAAATAATGAAAATGGTGTTGCAGCTAAAACTAAGCTTTTAAATGAAATTGAGATGGAATCAGATTTTTATATACAGGTTGGCTCTTATAAAATGAAAGATTATGCTGAAAAAGCTTATAGGGCACTGCAAAGGGTTGGTTTAAATGTCTTAATAAATGTTCATGGCCCTTTTTTTACAGTTTTTATCCCTACTTCTGCTGATGATGTACATAAAAATGTTGAACTTATTAAATCTACAGGGTACAAGGATATTTTGGTAAGAAAGACTAAGATCTTGGGAGATAGATTAGCTATAGAATAG
- a CDS encoding PilZN3 domain-containing protein, whose translation MLLSRKIKDYEAKYKGKEIKMSTEINSFLNIRNTVEMKVGSYIAYGVIYSISMNSIKIIFQEDSILRTLAGNRNSGNIQLRRFDDFENNSFFIPSLTVKLSNTSDYPSQERSYNLLTLDFLSPMPEEFAVKVGKLLDLKLGQNQRIHERIIVDKDSLRKLKLDSDKAFIEFNGVKHKCLIKDLSYGGALLISYFEYEEVEEKEINLTLNFNIADKEVPIKGKAKNLSVIQTPNGKVLALGIAFYEEEIPIEYTMLIHDYFN comes from the coding sequence ATGCTTTTGTCTAGGAAAATAAAAGATTATGAGGCTAAGTATAAAGGTAAAGAAATTAAAATGAGTACTGAGATAAACAGTTTTCTTAATATTAGAAATACTGTTGAGATGAAAGTTGGTAGTTATATAGCGTATGGAGTGATTTATTCTATTTCTATGAATAGTATTAAGATTATTTTTCAGGAAGATTCAATTTTACGGACTTTAGCTGGAAATAGAAATTCGGGAAATATTCAACTTAGAAGATTTGATGATTTTGAAAATAATTCTTTTTTTATACCATCCTTAACGGTTAAGTTATCAAATACATCTGATTATCCTTCTCAGGAGAGGAGCTATAATTTATTGACTTTAGATTTTTTATCTCCTATGCCAGAAGAATTTGCTGTTAAAGTTGGCAAACTTCTTGATTTAAAGCTTGGACAGAATCAAAGAATACATGAGCGTATTATTGTTGATAAAGATTCACTTAGAAAGCTTAAGCTTGATTCAGATAAGGCCTTTATTGAATTTAATGGAGTTAAGCATAAATGTCTAATTAAGGATTTGTCTTATGGAGGAGCATTATTGATTTCTTACTTTGAATATGAAGAAGTAGAAGAAAAGGAAATTAATTTAACTTTAAATTTTAATATTGCAGATAAAGAAGTACCTATTAAGGGGAAAGCAAAAAATTTAAGTGTTATTCAAACTCCTAATGGTAAAGTTTTAGCTTTAGGAATTGCTTTTTATGAAGAAGAAATTCCTATTGAATATACCATGTTGATCCATGACTATTTTAATTAA
- a CDS encoding L-threonylcarbamoyladenylate synthase: MKTEIIEWKDIERAAKYIREGELVVFPTETVYGIGANAYRDDAVRMIFLVKKRPITNPLIVHVDSINKIRELSEYIPSSALRLMQKFTPGPITFILKSSGKISKFASGGLNSIAVRIPREPIAIKLIKMSGVPIVAPSANLSRRPSATNSTMAIRELNGLVKGIIKHDRFSNIGIESTVVDFDDKGNALILRPGSITKEKIQEVLKEEFKVDYAIGSERISASPGNLLEHYRPRIPVYLFKKQDNIRKYAEDKNTRILIMRDTLNLYWLNRFWDMENISVYNTLEEYAKNIYKEFVESERKYKKILAEFTHNNEIGYSINNRLIKASLNKFIS; the protein is encoded by the coding sequence ATGAAAACAGAAATAATAGAATGGAAAGACATAGAGAGAGCAGCAAAGTATATAAGAGAAGGAGAATTAGTAGTATTTCCTACAGAAACAGTGTATGGAATTGGAGCTAATGCATATAGAGATGATGCTGTAAGGATGATCTTTTTAGTTAAAAAGCGCCCCATAACAAATCCATTGATAGTTCATGTTGACTCAATAAATAAAATAAGAGAACTTTCAGAATATATCCCCAGCAGTGCTTTGCGATTAATGCAAAAGTTTACGCCAGGACCTATAACATTTATATTAAAGAGTTCTGGCAAGATTTCTAAATTTGCAAGTGGAGGACTCAATAGCATAGCAGTAAGAATACCAAGAGAACCTATAGCTATTAAATTAATTAAAATGAGCGGAGTTCCAATAGTAGCACCATCTGCCAACTTGTCAAGACGTCCTAGTGCTACGAATTCTACAATGGCAATCCGAGAGCTTAATGGACTAGTTAAAGGAATAATAAAACATGATAGATTCTCAAATATTGGTATAGAATCAACTGTCGTAGATTTTGATGATAAAGGGAATGCATTAATCTTACGTCCAGGTTCAATTACAAAAGAAAAAATACAAGAAGTACTTAAGGAAGAATTTAAAGTAGATTACGCCATAGGGTCAGAAAGAATATCTGCATCCCCTGGCAACTTACTAGAACATTATAGGCCTAGAATACCTGTTTATTTATTTAAAAAACAAGACAATATAAGAAAATATGCAGAAGATAAAAACACAAGAATACTTATTATGAGAGATACTCTTAATTTATATTGGCTTAATAGGTTTTGGGATATGGAAAACATTTCTGTATACAATACTCTCGAAGAATATGCAAAAAACATATACAAAGAATTTGTAGAATCTGAGAGAAAATATAAAAAAATACTTGCTGAATTTACTCACAACAACGAAATTGGTTACTCAATTAACAACAGACTTATTAAAGCTAGTCTAAATAAATTTATTTCTTAA
- a CDS encoding helicase C-terminal domain-containing protein: MNLIDYILKKAELNIKGFVKREPQLRMIEKVTKAFNNENFLVIEAPTGTGKSLAYLISAIDFIQKTQEKVIISTASINLQEQLIKKDIKSLSEIIPFKIKFGLIKGMRNYLCLRRLEELERNLIMHTFNKNNLELLFHWAKNTQTGDKDELNFVDEKIWEEVSSNTETCSGITCPDENKCFFKKARRKVSECDIIVTNHHLLLNDIYIRNEILKEKENHEDISEKNDIEEELNLILPNIKNIIIDEAHYLEEAARSLFSKSFSKISLKQLFSKVDKIIKRQNISGIYKKNFEIATMLNFESIDYTIRTKKNLPSVYRITRNTHKTDFYIRIKTYLKDIIYSLESYRSSMVSITQEIENKTAKIELERLIKNIEEKEILIKDFISLNKYDNFCFWIENKKNIVTFKTSEINLGPVLNKIMHKRAKRIIFTSATLLINQSFSYFLNQTGLNLSDKDIVNEKIPYSFPYKEKSMLVVTSDIENPNNEENFLSQSIKYIKELVLLNKGGTLILLTSFKSLKYIGRTIKDFLLVNDINLFIQGDLPKYELINSFKKSQKKSVLIGIKNFWEGIDIKGNKLTMVIMPKLPFQTPSDPVLIAKNELAIKTGENFFRKEILPQAIIKFKQGFGRLIRDSKDYGIIVCFDKRIFEKTYGKLFLKSLPNIDYYYSKFENIKLKIDIFFQKIEQNTIL; the protein is encoded by the coding sequence TTGAATTTAATTGACTATATACTAAAAAAAGCCGAATTAAATATCAAAGGATTTGTAAAAAGAGAACCACAGCTCAGAATGATAGAAAAAGTAACTAAAGCCTTCAACAATGAAAATTTTCTAGTTATTGAAGCACCAACAGGAACTGGCAAAAGCCTTGCTTATTTAATATCTGCTATTGATTTCATTCAAAAAACACAAGAAAAAGTCATAATTTCAACAGCCTCTATTAATCTTCAAGAACAACTAATTAAAAAGGACATTAAATCTTTAAGTGAAATCATTCCCTTTAAAATAAAGTTTGGACTTATTAAAGGAATGAGAAATTATCTATGTCTTCGTCGACTTGAAGAACTTGAAAGAAATCTAATAATGCATACATTTAATAAAAACAATCTGGAATTATTATTTCATTGGGCAAAAAATACACAAACTGGTGATAAAGACGAACTTAATTTTGTAGATGAGAAAATTTGGGAAGAAGTATCATCTAATACCGAAACATGTTCGGGAATTACTTGCCCTGATGAGAATAAATGTTTCTTCAAAAAAGCAAGGAGAAAAGTATCAGAATGTGATATTATAGTAACTAATCATCATCTACTCCTAAATGATATCTACATAAGAAACGAAATATTAAAAGAAAAAGAAAATCATGAAGATATTTCGGAAAAAAATGATATAGAAGAGGAGCTCAACTTAATTCTTCCTAATATAAAAAACATAATAATTGATGAAGCTCATTATCTAGAAGAAGCTGCAAGATCTCTATTTAGCAAAAGTTTTTCAAAAATTAGTTTAAAACAACTTTTTTCAAAAGTAGATAAAATAATTAAAAGACAAAACATAAGCGGTATATACAAGAAAAACTTTGAAATTGCAACAATGCTAAACTTTGAAAGTATAGATTATACAATAAGAACAAAAAAAAATTTACCTTCTGTTTATAGGATAACTAGAAATACACATAAAACCGATTTCTACATAAGAATTAAAACATACTTAAAGGATATAATTTATAGCCTAGAAAGTTATAGGTCATCTATGGTATCAATAACGCAAGAAATTGAAAATAAAACAGCAAAAATTGAACTTGAAAGACTAATTAAAAATATAGAAGAAAAAGAAATATTAATTAAAGATTTCATCTCATTAAACAAATATGACAATTTTTGTTTTTGGATAGAAAATAAAAAAAATATAGTTACATTCAAAACCTCAGAGATTAATTTAGGTCCTGTATTAAATAAAATTATGCATAAAAGAGCAAAAAGAATAATTTTTACCTCAGCTACTCTGCTTATAAATCAATCATTTTCATATTTTCTAAACCAAACAGGATTAAACTTAAGTGATAAAGACATAGTAAATGAAAAAATACCATATTCTTTCCCTTATAAAGAAAAATCAATGCTAGTAGTTACATCTGACATTGAAAATCCAAATAATGAAGAAAACTTTTTAAGTCAATCAATAAAATACATTAAAGAACTTGTATTACTAAATAAAGGAGGAACTTTAATTCTTTTAACTTCATTTAAAAGTTTAAAATATATAGGGAGAACAATTAAAGATTTTTTACTTGTAAATGATATAAATCTTTTTATACAAGGAGATTTGCCAAAATATGAATTAATAAACTCCTTCAAAAAATCACAAAAAAAAAGTGTACTTATAGGAATTAAGAACTTTTGGGAAGGAATAGACATTAAAGGAAATAAATTGACAATGGTAATAATGCCCAAACTTCCATTTCAGACTCCCTCAGATCCTGTTTTAATAGCAAAGAACGAATTAGCTATTAAAACAGGAGAAAATTTTTTTAGAAAAGAAATATTACCTCAAGCAATCATAAAATTTAAACAAGGGTTTGGAAGACTAATTAGAGATTCAAAAGATTATGGAATTATAGTATGTTTTGATAAAAGAATTTTTGAGAAGACTTATGGGAAACTTTTCTTAAAATCCTTGCCAAATATAGATTACTATTATTCAAAATTTGAAAATATAAAATTAAAAATAGATATTTTTTTTCAAAAAATAGAACAAAACACTATTCTATAG
- the valS gene encoding valine--tRNA ligase has protein sequence MNNKVSEKYDSKVFEDRIYKKWLDNNVFSPNDRLKHKFSMVAPPPNVTGILHMGHALNFTLQDILVRYMRMKGKSTLWLFGTDHAGIATQSVFEKQLKELGKNKDDFTREEFIDEIFKFKNKHREIIVSQIKKLGASYDHSRERFTLDDEACRAVNKAFVDLYNKGLIYRGEYLVNLDPGSGSVVSDEEVEYIEIIGKIYFIKYLLDDGSFIKVATTRPETMFGDVAVAVNPMDYRYKSLIGREVIVPIVNRKIKIIGDDYVDMEFGSGALKITPAHDPNDFEISKRHDIPKINILDKNARLNKNVPVGYQGLSVRDARAKIEKELKDIGLLMDVKNHKHKVGHCHRSGEVIEPYLSNQWFVRMKPLALKALKALEEDKIRFYPKKWENTYKHWLLNIRDWCISRQLVWGHRIPAWYDCKTGDVVVSENDPSLGEKYKDRNFTRDIDVLDTWFSSWLWPFSSLGWPEYTLDFKNYYPTNTLITAYDIIFFWVARMVMAGIEFTGQVPFRDIYITPLLRDKHGRKMSKSLGNGINPIEIIEEYGSDALRFTVSFLSVQGQDLNIDNKDFVFGAKFVNKVFNASKFILSNLDGRVISDRLDLDDIDKWLLASLNSTIVSLECAFKNYKYNEATKLIYEFFWNDFCDWYIEISKINLNSRDNSIQNMTISKLIFFLEKSLLLMHPFLPFITEEIYSKLPSSNGVLVLASYPETTNQEKFEEEFESFNSFKDFVISIRTLRSEFNIVPNVRINVALKFDHAFKYERYFKEHEHIAKKLINFDYVFYNQNYENMIGVPNIGFESFADIKNLIDTDKELSRLSKQLDKYERLKSLTLVKLKNQNFLSNAPNEIVELEKSKLEEFDSFISKISHYIENLSN, from the coding sequence ATGAACAATAAAGTTTCAGAAAAATATGATTCTAAGGTTTTTGAAGATAGGATTTATAAAAAATGGTTAGATAATAATGTGTTTAGCCCCAATGATAGGCTTAAACATAAATTTAGTATGGTAGCTCCTCCTCCAAATGTTACAGGCATTCTTCATATGGGGCATGCTCTTAATTTTACCTTGCAGGATATTCTTGTTCGCTATATGAGGATGAAGGGAAAGAGTACGCTTTGGCTTTTTGGAACAGATCATGCTGGTATTGCTACTCAATCAGTTTTTGAGAAACAGCTTAAAGAGCTAGGAAAGAATAAGGATGATTTTACTCGTGAAGAATTTATTGATGAGATTTTTAAATTCAAAAATAAACATAGAGAAATAATTGTTAGCCAGATAAAAAAACTAGGTGCTTCTTATGATCATTCAAGAGAAAGATTTACTCTTGATGACGAGGCTTGTAGGGCTGTTAATAAAGCTTTTGTTGATTTGTATAATAAGGGATTAATTTATAGAGGAGAATATCTTGTAAATCTTGATCCTGGATCTGGAAGTGTTGTTAGCGATGAGGAAGTTGAATATATAGAAATTATTGGAAAAATTTACTTTATTAAGTATTTATTGGATGATGGCAGTTTTATTAAGGTTGCAACTACTAGACCTGAAACTATGTTTGGTGATGTTGCTGTTGCTGTTAACCCTATGGATTATAGGTATAAATCTCTGATTGGTAGAGAGGTTATAGTTCCTATTGTAAATAGAAAGATTAAGATAATAGGGGATGATTATGTTGACATGGAATTTGGTAGCGGTGCCTTAAAAATAACTCCTGCACATGATCCTAATGATTTTGAAATTTCAAAAAGGCATGATATACCTAAAATAAATATCTTAGATAAAAATGCAAGACTTAATAAGAATGTTCCCGTTGGATATCAGGGTTTAAGTGTAAGAGATGCAAGAGCTAAAATAGAAAAAGAATTAAAAGATATAGGATTATTAATGGATGTTAAAAATCATAAGCATAAAGTTGGACATTGTCATAGGTCTGGAGAAGTTATTGAACCTTATTTATCAAATCAGTGGTTTGTGAGAATGAAACCTTTGGCTTTAAAAGCTTTAAAGGCTTTAGAAGAAGATAAAATTAGATTTTATCCTAAAAAGTGGGAGAATACTTATAAACATTGGTTGTTAAATATCAGGGATTGGTGTATATCTAGACAGTTAGTTTGGGGTCACAGAATTCCTGCTTGGTATGATTGCAAAACAGGAGATGTTGTTGTTAGTGAGAATGACCCTTCATTAGGTGAGAAGTATAAAGACAGGAATTTTACTAGAGATATAGATGTGCTTGATACTTGGTTTTCTTCTTGGTTATGGCCATTTTCTTCGCTTGGATGGCCAGAGTATACCCTTGATTTTAAGAATTATTATCCTACAAATACTTTAATTACTGCTTATGACATAATATTTTTTTGGGTGGCAAGAATGGTTATGGCGGGAATTGAATTTACAGGTCAGGTTCCCTTTAGAGATATATATATAACACCTCTTTTAAGAGACAAACACGGGAGAAAGATGTCAAAATCTTTAGGCAATGGAATAAATCCTATTGAAATTATCGAAGAATACGGAAGTGATGCCTTGCGTTTTACTGTTTCTTTCTTATCTGTTCAGGGTCAGGATTTAAATATTGATAATAAAGATTTTGTGTTTGGTGCTAAGTTTGTAAATAAAGTATTTAATGCATCTAAATTTATTTTATCAAATTTGGATGGCAGGGTTATATCAGATAGATTAGATTTAGACGATATTGATAAGTGGTTACTTGCAAGTTTAAATTCTACTATTGTTTCTCTAGAGTGTGCTTTTAAAAATTATAAGTATAATGAGGCTACAAAATTAATATATGAATTCTTTTGGAATGATTTTTGTGATTGGTATATTGAAATCAGTAAAATTAATTTGAACAGTAGAGATAATAGTATTCAAAATATGACTATTTCTAAGTTGATTTTTTTCCTTGAAAAATCTTTACTTTTAATGCATCCTTTTTTACCTTTTATTACTGAAGAGATTTATTCTAAGCTTCCATCTTCAAATGGCGTATTAGTTTTAGCAAGTTATCCTGAGACTACAAATCAAGAAAAATTTGAAGAAGAATTTGAAAGTTTTAATTCGTTTAAAGATTTTGTTATATCTATTAGAACTCTTAGAAGTGAATTTAATATAGTACCGAATGTTAGGATAAATGTTGCTTTAAAGTTTGACCATGCTTTCAAATATGAGAGATATTTTAAGGAACATGAGCATATTGCAAAAAAACTTATTAACTTTGATTATGTATTTTACAATCAAAACTATGAAAATATGATAGGAGTACCTAATATTGGTTTTGAAAGTTTTGCAGACATTAAAAATTTAATAGATACTGATAAGGAGCTTTCTAGGCTTTCTAAACAATTGGATAAATATGAGAGACTTAAATCATTAACTTTAGTTAAGCTTAAAAATCAAAATTTCTTGTCAAATGCGCCTAACGAGATTGTTGAGTTAGAGAAATCAAAATTAGAAGAGTTTGATTCTTTTATTTCAAAAATTAGTCATTATATTGAGAATTTAAGTAATTGA